The following coding sequences are from one Asterias amurensis chromosome 8, ASM3211899v1 window:
- the LOC139940331 gene encoding sperm flagellar protein 1-like: MGELTNEMEVVKMMDLDDEKLQELYAWVDEIPLSRPKRNMTRDFSDGVLVAEIVHHYVPKIVEIHNYTPANSTQQKMSNWGTLNRKVLPKIGFSIQESLVRSICNSKAGVVEVVLWQLRQKLNQYLSRHNDKSNKISPDGYYGGQEVGTGADKTSKSPGRLGGTRAPRHPPHAPKAPLVHTSSKGASNLARVRSLNHVNELSTETRILLEEKEQNLLASQETVQILQAKVRRLEQLLHLKDIRIEEQAKRIEQLERRY; the protein is encoded by the exons ATGGGTGAACTGACGAATGAAATGGAAGTTGTAAAGATGATGGACTTAGACGACGAGAAACTTCAAGAATTATACGCCTGGGTTGATGAAATTCCACTGAGTCGGCCGAAGAGAAATATGACCAGAGACTTCAGTGATGGTg TCCTGGTGGCAGAGATAGTCCACCACTATGTGCCGAAAATTGTTGAGATCCATAATTACACACCAGCCAACTCCACACAACAGAAAATGAGCAACTGGGGCACCTTAAACAG aaaagtgCTTCCGAAAATCGGCTTCAGCATTCAGGAGTCCCTAGTGAGGAGCATCTGTAACAGCAAAGCCGGAGTGGTTGAAGTTGTCTTATGGCAACTTAGACAAAAGTTAAACCAGTACCTTAGCAGACATAATGACAAATCAAATAAG ATTTCACCAGATGGTTATTATGGCGGACAGGAAGTTGGTACTGGAGCAGATAAAACAAGCAAATCACcag gTCGATTAGGAGGAACGAGAGCTCCCAGACACCCTCCACATGCTCCAAAGGCTCCATTGGTTCATACCAGCTCAAAGGGAGCTAG TAATCTCGCTAGGGTCAGATCGCTGAACCATGTGAACGAACTCAGCACAGAAACCAGGATTTTACTGGAGGAGAAGGAACAGAACTTACTGGCATCACAGGAGACTGTTCAG ATTCTGCAGGCAAAAGTAAGACGCTTAGAGCAGCTGCTTCACCTGAAGGATATCCGAATTGAAGAACAGGCAAAAAGAATCGAACAGCTTGAAAGAAGATACTAG